Sequence from the Pseudomonas frederiksbergensis genome:
GCAAGATCGTCGCCCTTGGCGCCGCGCCGGCAGGTTTCGCGGCGGTCGAAATCCTCGACGCGAAAGGCTTGGTGGCAGCCCCCGGTCTGGTGGACCTCAACGTAGCCCTGCGCGAGCCGGGCTACAGCCGCAAAGGCAGTATCGTCAGCGAAACCCGCGCCGCCGCCGCCGGTGGCGTGACCAGCCTGTGCTGCCCGCCGCAGACCAAGCCGGTGCTGGACACCTCGGCCGTGGCCGAACTGATCCTCGACCGCGCCCGCGAGGCCGGCAACACCAAGGTCTTCCCGATTGGCGCACTGAGCAAAGGCCTGGAAGGCGAACAACTGGCCGAACTCATCGCCCTGCGTGACGCCGGTTGCGTAGCGTTCGGCAACGGCCTGAACAGTTTCCGCAACACCCGCACCCTGTGCCGCGCCCTGGAATATGCAGCGACGTTCGGCCTGACGGTGATCTTCAACTCCCAGGACCACGACCTGGCCGAAGGCGGCCTCGCTCATGAAGGCCCGACCGCCAGTTTCCTCGGCCTGCCGGGCATTCCGGAAACCGCCGAGACCGTGGCCCTGGCCCGGGACCTGCTGTTGGTGGAACAAAGCGGCGTGCGCGCCCACTTCAGCCAACTGACCAGCGCCCGCGGCGCGGCGCTGATCGCCCAGGCCCAGGCCCGTGGCTTGCCAGTGACCGCCGACGTGGCGCTGTACCAACTGATCCTGACCGACGAAGCGCTGATCGATTTCAACAGCGTCTATCACGTCCAGCCACCACTGCGCACCCGCGCCGACCGCGATGGCTTGCGCGAGGCAGTGAAATCAGGGGTGATCTCGGCCATCTCCAGCCATCACCAACCCCACGAGCGCGACGCCAAGCTGGCACCGTTCGGCGCCACCGAGCCGGGTATCAGCAGCGTCGAGCTGCTGCTGCCGCTGGCCCTGACGCTGGTGGAAGACGGTTTGCTGGATTTGCCGACCTTGCTGGACCGCCTGAGCGCCGGCCCGGCTAAGGCATTGCAGCTGCCGGCGGGGAAACTCGCGGTAGGCGCAGCGGCGGACCTGGTGCTGTTCGACCCTGGCGCGTCCACCATAGCCGGTGAGGCTTGGCGTTCCAAGGGTGACAACTGCCCGTTCCTCGGCCATAGCCTGCCGGGTGTGGTGCGCTATACGCTGATGGATGGGCGGATTACCCACCAGGCCTGAAAATCTGCGTCGCCTGCTTCGCGAGCAAGCCCGCTCCCACACTTGATCCGAGGTGCTCACAATCATGTGTTCACCGACAATCCCTGTGGGAGCGGGCTTGCTCGCGAATGCAGGCGACTCGATCTGCCTGTCTTAGTGAAATGCCCCACGCTTCTGCGCGTTACGAATCGACACCTGGTCGTTCAGCGTCCAGAAGTCATACA
This genomic interval carries:
- a CDS encoding dihydroorotase, with product MKLSILGARVIDPASGLDQVTDIHIDACKIVALGAAPAGFAAVEILDAKGLVAAPGLVDLNVALREPGYSRKGSIVSETRAAAAGGVTSLCCPPQTKPVLDTSAVAELILDRAREAGNTKVFPIGALSKGLEGEQLAELIALRDAGCVAFGNGLNSFRNTRTLCRALEYAATFGLTVIFNSQDHDLAEGGLAHEGPTASFLGLPGIPETAETVALARDLLLVEQSGVRAHFSQLTSARGAALIAQAQARGLPVTADVALYQLILTDEALIDFNSVYHVQPPLRTRADRDGLREAVKSGVISAISSHHQPHERDAKLAPFGATEPGISSVELLLPLALTLVEDGLLDLPTLLDRLSAGPAKALQLPAGKLAVGAAADLVLFDPGASTIAGEAWRSKGDNCPFLGHSLPGVVRYTLMDGRITHQA